The following are encoded together in the Macadamia integrifolia cultivar HAES 741 chromosome 10, SCU_Mint_v3, whole genome shotgun sequence genome:
- the LOC122092465 gene encoding U-box domain-containing protein 30-like — translation MPMFQLPAWRKDGDVRFEVGGGGHVLDLDTAVKDGVLGGGGGVCGGGGEKLDLKKMIEELDLSDVPSVFICPISLEPMEDPVTLCTGQTYERCNILKWFSLGHLTCPTTMQELWDDSITPNKTLHHLIYCWFSQRYFLIKKRSEDVQGRASELLQTLKKVKGQARVQALRELQQVVSAHASAKKTVVDEGGVNLITSLLGPFTSHAVGSEAIGILVNLTLDSESMTNLMQPAKMSLMVDMLNEGSIETKINCTRLIEMLMDEKNFRSEVVSSLSLLVGLLRLVRDKRYPNGISAGLSLLKTICSHKQVRHLLLSIGAIPQLVELLPTLNPDCLESALSILDVLATLPEGKSALKDCPKTIPNVVKLLMRVSESCTQYALSILWAVCKLAPEECASLAVEAGLAAKLLLVIQSGCNPALKQRSAELLKLCSLNYTTTIFISKCKLTRTIQ, via the coding sequence ATGCCGATGTTCCAACTTCCTGCTTGGAGAAAGGATGGAGATGTGAGGTTTGAGGTGGGTGGCGGTGGGCATGTTCTAGATCTGGACACCGCAGTCAAAGATGGAGTTTtaggtggtggaggtggggtGTGTGGGGGTGGTGGTGAGAAATTGGATCTGAAGAAGATGATTGAAGAGCTGGATTTGTCCGATGTCCCGTCGGTCTTCATCTGCCCCATCTCTCTTGAGCCTATGGAGGACCCTGTAACCCTTTGCACTGGTCAGACTTATGAGCGATGCAACATTCTCAAATGGTTCTCCTTGGGACACTTGACATGTCCCACCACGATGCAAGAGCTTTGGGATGACTCCATCACTCCCAACAAGACACTTCACCACCTCATCTATTGCTGGTTCTCTCAAAGATACTTTCTCATAAAGAAGAGATCAGAGGATGTCCAAGGTCGGGCGTCTGAGCTCTTGCAGACACTGAAGAAGGTCAAGGGTCAAGCCAGGGTTCAAGCCCTCAGGGAGCTCCAACAGGTCGTGTCAGCCCATGCCTCCGCCAAGAAGACGGTTGTTGATGAGGGTGGTGTCAATCTGATCACCTCTCTACTTGGTCCTTTCACTTCCCACGCCGTTGGTTCTGAAGCCATTGGGATTCTGGTCAACTTGACACTCGATTCTGAGTCGATGACGAACCTGATGCAACCGGCAAAGATGTCCTTGATGGTAGACATGTTGAATGAGGGTTCCATTGAGACCAAGATCAACTGTACCAGGCTGATTGAGATGTTGATGGACGAGAAGAATTTCCGATCCGAAGTAGTCTCCAGCTTGAGCCTCTTGGTTGGATTGTTGAGGTTGGTTAGGGACAAGAGATACCCAAATGGGATTTCAGCTGGGCTTAGCCTCCTCAAGACTATATGTTCGCATAAACAAGTCAGGCACTTGTTATTGAGTATCGGCGCAATTCCTCAATTAGTTGAGCTATTACCCACTTTAAATCCCGATTGCTTGGAATCAGCCCTTTCCATCTTGGATGTTCTGGCCACCCTACCTGAGGGGAAGTCGGCTTTGAAGGACTGCCCAAAAACAATTCCGAATGTGGTGAAGCTCTTGATGAGGGTATCAGAGAGCTGTACTCAGTATGCATTGTCAATCTTGTGGGCAGTCTGCAAGCTTGCCCCCGAGGAGTGTGCTTCACTTGCTGTGGAGGCCGGTCTAGCAGCAAAGCTTCTACTAGTCATCCAAAGTGGTTGCAATCCTGCCCTGAAGCAACGTTCAGCAGAGCTTTTGAAACTGTGTAGTCTAAATTACACAACCACAATCTTCATTTCCAAGTGCAAACTTACCAGGACAATACAGTGA